A stretch of the Bdellovibrio sp. 22V genome encodes the following:
- a CDS encoding heavy metal translocating P-type ATPase, whose protein sequence is MQNLINTTDSKVSDFETTIPVTGMTCASCVARIEKSVRKVEGLIDVSVSLATESAKVKLDNPAKLPLVVAAIENSGYEVPTQEAELSIEGMTCASCVGRIEKSLKAVPGLKTASVNLATEKAKVTYVPGLVSMNDLIGAVSRAGYEAKPVGSEKGSADNLDKEKEKLLKKERNHLIIAAILSSPLVLPMLLMPFGIHWMPPGWVQLLLATPVQFWLGARFYKAAWKAVKAKSGNMDLLVSLGTSAAYFLSVYYVARFGEHVGHEGTGHLYFESAAVVITLILLGKYLESKAKQQTSAAIKALQALRPETARVKRDRKELEISIEEVRLGDLVVVRPGERVPVDGIVIEGSSQIDESLITGESLPVAKSNGDKVTGGSVNADGLLIVQTAALGSETTLARIIRLVESAQAGKAPIQRLVDKVSSIFVPVVLVIAAITILAWGFITGDWESAIIAGVAVLVIACPCALGLATPTSIMVGTGQGAKAGILIKDAEALEVAHSVTTVAFDKTGTLTEGRPQVSSVLSQKPQNEIITLAASVQAGSEHPLAKAVMEEARKRGLEFDDAREFQAIPGRGLEARVADKLVFIGTKRLMDERRVSTHKLEAESARLAAEGNTVSFIAQEGETEALGLIAFRDKVKATSKATIEELKRLGVKTVMITGDNRGAAEKAARELGIDEVRAEVLPQDKSRIIEELKAKGEIVAMVGDGINDAPALAAAHVGIAMSTGTDVAMHTAGITLMRGNPLLIPDAIDISRKTYRKIKQNLFWAFIYNVIGIPLAALGLLSPVIAGAAMALSSVSVVSNALLLKRWKPSSRTEANASYEAEAACPLPIQAQG, encoded by the coding sequence ATGCAAAACCTAATAAATACCACCGATTCGAAAGTATCTGATTTTGAGACCACCATTCCCGTGACTGGAATGACATGTGCGTCTTGCGTCGCTCGAATCGAAAAATCAGTTCGTAAGGTTGAAGGCCTTATTGATGTCTCTGTGAGTCTCGCTACGGAATCTGCCAAAGTGAAATTGGATAATCCCGCAAAGCTTCCTCTTGTCGTGGCTGCGATTGAAAATTCCGGGTACGAAGTGCCAACTCAAGAAGCTGAACTTAGTATTGAGGGTATGACCTGTGCTTCTTGCGTGGGCCGAATTGAGAAGTCACTCAAAGCTGTGCCCGGCCTAAAGACAGCGTCTGTGAATCTCGCTACCGAGAAAGCAAAAGTCACCTACGTTCCGGGTCTGGTCTCAATGAATGATTTGATCGGTGCGGTCTCCCGTGCCGGCTATGAAGCGAAGCCAGTCGGTTCAGAAAAAGGCTCTGCGGATAATTTAGATAAGGAAAAAGAAAAACTTTTAAAGAAAGAGCGCAATCATCTTATTATTGCGGCAATTCTCTCAAGTCCATTGGTTCTTCCGATGTTGCTAATGCCATTTGGAATTCATTGGATGCCGCCAGGCTGGGTGCAGCTTCTGCTTGCAACCCCGGTGCAGTTTTGGTTAGGCGCGCGCTTCTATAAAGCGGCATGGAAAGCTGTGAAAGCAAAATCCGGCAATATGGATCTTCTTGTGTCGCTGGGCACATCAGCGGCTTATTTTCTAAGCGTTTACTACGTTGCCCGCTTTGGCGAGCATGTCGGTCACGAAGGAACGGGACATCTTTATTTTGAAAGTGCTGCAGTCGTCATTACATTGATTCTTCTTGGCAAATATCTCGAATCGAAAGCAAAGCAGCAGACATCAGCCGCTATCAAAGCGCTTCAAGCTCTGCGTCCCGAAACAGCTCGTGTTAAACGAGACCGTAAAGAATTGGAAATTTCTATTGAAGAAGTCCGCTTGGGGGACCTTGTTGTTGTCCGCCCCGGCGAAAGAGTTCCCGTCGACGGCATCGTCATTGAAGGTTCAAGTCAAATCGATGAGTCTTTAATCACGGGTGAAAGTTTGCCAGTCGCAAAATCCAATGGCGACAAGGTGACTGGAGGATCCGTCAATGCGGATGGTTTGCTAATTGTGCAAACGGCCGCTCTTGGCAGTGAAACAACTTTGGCGCGCATCATTCGCCTGGTTGAGTCCGCACAAGCGGGGAAAGCTCCAATTCAACGTCTGGTAGATAAAGTCAGCAGCATCTTTGTTCCTGTCGTTCTTGTCATCGCAGCTATCACAATTCTTGCATGGGGATTCATCACAGGTGACTGGGAATCGGCAATTATCGCCGGTGTCGCGGTCCTTGTTATCGCTTGTCCGTGCGCTTTAGGTCTTGCAACACCGACGTCCATCATGGTTGGAACAGGTCAGGGCGCGAAAGCGGGCATTCTTATTAAAGATGCGGAGGCTCTGGAAGTCGCTCACTCCGTTACGACAGTTGCATTTGATAAAACGGGCACATTGACGGAAGGCCGCCCTCAAGTATCAAGCGTTCTTAGTCAAAAACCGCAAAACGAGATCATCACTCTTGCTGCCAGCGTTCAAGCTGGATCTGAACATCCGCTTGCAAAGGCGGTCATGGAAGAGGCTAGAAAACGTGGTCTTGAGTTTGATGACGCTCGCGAATTTCAAGCGATCCCCGGAAGAGGTCTTGAAGCCCGGGTTGCCGACAAGCTTGTTTTCATCGGCACCAAAAGGCTGATGGATGAGCGTCGTGTTAGCACCCACAAGCTAGAAGCTGAGTCCGCACGCCTTGCTGCTGAGGGAAACACAGTCTCTTTCATCGCGCAGGAAGGCGAAACGGAAGCTCTGGGTCTTATCGCATTTAGAGACAAAGTAAAGGCCACATCCAAAGCGACGATCGAAGAGCTAAAACGTTTAGGCGTGAAAACCGTCATGATCACTGGCGACAACCGCGGAGCGGCAGAAAAAGCAGCGCGTGAGCTTGGGATCGACGAAGTCAGAGCCGAAGTTTTGCCACAAGACAAGTCGCGTATCATTGAAGAATTGAAAGCCAAAGGCGAAATTGTTGCGATGGTCGGAGACGGCATCAACGATGCTCCAGCACTTGCCGCGGCTCACGTAGGAATTGCGATGTCGACAGGAACAGATGTGGCGATGCATACTGCCGGAATTACGTTGATGCGCGGAAATCCTCTTCTGATTCCCGATGCGATCGATATTTCCAGAAAAACGTATCGTAAGATCAAGCAGAATTTATTCTGGGCCTTTATCTACAACGTAATAGGAATCCCGCTTGCAGCATTGGGACTTCTAAGTCCCGTGATCGCAGGCGCGGCAATGGCTTTAAGTAGCGTGAGCGTTGTTTCGAATGCGCTTCTTTTAAAGCGCTGGAAACCTTCAAGTCGTACAGAGGCAAATGCTTCTTACGAAGCTGAAGCAGCTTGTCCGTTGCCGATTCAAGCACAAGGTTAG
- a CDS encoding multicopper oxidase domain-containing protein, with translation MKYVTLLLSILFFASIGEAKTVRYELTVRNEKVNMSGKKEVDFALTVNGGIPAPTLEFTEGDDAEILVKNEIPNEEVSIHWHGILLPPEEDGVAYVNTPPIHPGKSRLFKFKIRQNGTYWYHSHTAVQEQKGVYGAFIIHPKKKAFQYDKDAVVVLSDWSDENADQIIRNLRKDGDYYLYKKDSMRSYFGAVQAGGLKTHLQNEWTRMGGMDLSDVGYDAFLINGKRDAQLVNAHPGEKIRVRIINAAASSYFYVSMGVPMTVIAADGVDIEPIQAKELLMGMAETYDILVTLPEHKNYELRATVQDVTGFGSAWIGMAGAPKVVAPDKPLPDMYASMDHSGHGTGSMSGMDHSDHADHAGHHSMDHSAHTMHEPPKAKKAEKESARKESMPLSIERGAIDWSTQSDAMLRQNAGARDPKAASTTPAVETLTVDALTALQSTTLPKEAKVHELKLVLGGDMERYVWHINGKAINQDSLLRINSGEVVRIVFQNDTMMHHPMHLHGHFFRVVNAQGERSPLKHTVDVPPHGARTIEFYANEPGQWMLHCHNLYHMKTGMARIVRYNDYKLTPEMEANVHKDPHLHEHIYSHTQLEAASNHAKAQVRLMRVWDEINLEVESANMDGKNFSFSEDWETEGDLVYRRWFSNYFNVFGGGTLYHEEGFGMLGVGYILPMLFEVNVAINHEGKLRFDLEKRFQWTKNVFSDAEFTWRPDWGGERDSEFEISLMYGPSWHWSAGFMFTEKSAGIGAQIQF, from the coding sequence ATGAAATATGTAACACTTTTACTTTCAATTTTATTTTTTGCCTCAATAGGGGAAGCCAAAACCGTTCGCTATGAACTGACTGTTCGTAATGAAAAGGTCAACATGAGCGGCAAGAAAGAAGTCGACTTTGCGCTGACAGTCAATGGCGGTATTCCCGCGCCAACTCTCGAATTTACAGAGGGAGACGACGCAGAGATCCTCGTAAAAAATGAAATCCCCAATGAGGAGGTTTCCATTCACTGGCACGGTATTCTGCTTCCGCCGGAAGAGGACGGCGTTGCTTATGTTAACACGCCGCCAATTCATCCCGGCAAGTCTCGTCTTTTTAAATTCAAGATTCGCCAGAATGGAACGTATTGGTACCATTCCCACACGGCTGTGCAGGAACAAAAGGGCGTGTATGGTGCGTTCATCATTCATCCGAAGAAAAAGGCCTTTCAGTATGACAAGGATGCTGTCGTTGTCTTAAGTGACTGGTCTGATGAAAACGCGGATCAAATTATTCGTAATCTCCGCAAAGACGGAGATTACTATCTTTACAAGAAAGACTCCATGCGCTCGTACTTCGGCGCTGTTCAAGCCGGGGGTTTGAAAACTCATCTGCAAAATGAGTGGACGCGCATGGGAGGAATGGATCTTTCTGATGTCGGTTACGATGCCTTCTTGATCAACGGTAAAAGGGATGCTCAACTCGTTAACGCACATCCAGGAGAAAAGATCAGAGTGCGCATCATCAATGCGGCAGCCTCGAGCTACTTCTATGTATCTATGGGTGTGCCGATGACAGTTATCGCTGCTGACGGCGTTGACATTGAGCCTATTCAGGCCAAAGAACTTTTGATGGGAATGGCTGAAACATATGATATTCTTGTCACTCTGCCAGAGCATAAGAATTACGAACTGCGTGCCACCGTTCAAGATGTCACAGGCTTTGGTTCGGCGTGGATCGGAATGGCGGGCGCTCCCAAGGTCGTAGCGCCGGATAAACCTCTTCCAGATATGTATGCGTCGATGGACCACAGTGGTCACGGTACTGGTTCCATGTCAGGAATGGACCACTCAGATCACGCGGATCATGCAGGACATCACTCGATGGATCACTCCGCCCACACGATGCATGAGCCACCAAAGGCTAAAAAGGCTGAAAAAGAAAGTGCTCGTAAAGAGTCAATGCCGTTGTCAATCGAACGTGGTGCGATCGATTGGTCAACTCAGTCGGATGCCATGTTAAGACAAAACGCCGGCGCCCGCGATCCAAAAGCGGCATCGACAACACCTGCGGTTGAAACACTGACGGTGGATGCATTGACAGCACTTCAGTCTACAACTCTTCCTAAAGAAGCCAAAGTTCACGAGCTAAAACTCGTACTTGGTGGGGACATGGAGCGCTACGTATGGCACATCAACGGAAAAGCAATCAACCAGGACAGCCTGCTCAGAATCAATAGCGGTGAAGTTGTTCGTATCGTTTTTCAAAACGACACAATGATGCATCACCCGATGCACTTGCACGGACATTTTTTCAGAGTTGTAAATGCGCAAGGCGAGCGGTCTCCACTTAAGCACACGGTCGACGTTCCGCCACATGGGGCGCGCACTATTGAGTTCTATGCGAATGAGCCCGGCCAGTGGATGCTTCACTGTCACAACCTTTACCATATGAAGACCGGCATGGCGCGAATCGTTCGTTACAACGATTATAAGCTGACACCGGAGATGGAAGCGAACGTCCATAAAGATCCGCATCTTCACGAACACATCTACAGTCATACTCAACTCGAAGCAGCCAGCAATCACGCAAAGGCGCAGGTTCGTCTGATGAGAGTATGGGATGAGATCAACTTGGAAGTTGAATCTGCAAATATGGATGGTAAAAATTTCTCCTTCAGCGAAGACTGGGAGACCGAAGGCGATCTCGTCTACCGTCGTTGGTTCTCGAATTACTTCAACGTGTTCGGCGGAGGTACGCTTTACCATGAAGAAGGATTCGGAATGTTGGGTGTAGGATACATTCTTCCGATGTTGTTTGAGGTCAACGTTGCTATCAATCACGAAGGTAAATTAAGATTTGACCTTGAGAAACGCTTTCAATGGACGAAGAATGTATTTTCGGATGCTGAATTCACATGGAGACCCGACTGGGGTGGAGAGCGTGACAGCGAATTTGAAATCTCGCTTATGTATGGACCATCTTGGCATTGGTCAGCGGGGTTTATGTTCACGGAAAAGAGTGCCGGCATTGGTGCTCAGATCCAGTTCTAA
- a CDS encoding glycosyltransferase family 2 protein, with product MTKLPISLVIITLNEENHIERCIRSAPFADDVVVVDSFSTDRTVEIAEKCGARVFKEAWRGFGPQKAFATSQAKNPWVLSLDADEALSPDLAAEIMQKFTDLDSEAGYLFPRKSFHLGRWISHGGWYPDYQLRLFNKDKSQWNSAALHEKVEVKRTLKMKKDLLHWVFDDLSDQVRTNDRYSTLGAQQMVAKGKRFSYFKLIFKPWGKFVETYFFKGGFRDGLPGFIISVGAAYSLFLKFAKVWEMERVRKKSQG from the coding sequence GTGACGAAACTTCCAATATCTCTCGTGATCATCACTTTGAATGAAGAAAACCACATTGAGCGCTGTATTCGCTCCGCTCCCTTCGCCGACGACGTCGTCGTGGTCGATAGCTTTTCGACGGATCGCACCGTTGAGATTGCTGAAAAATGTGGCGCCCGTGTTTTTAAAGAAGCTTGGCGCGGTTTCGGTCCTCAGAAGGCCTTCGCCACCTCTCAGGCGAAAAACCCTTGGGTTCTTTCTCTTGATGCTGACGAAGCTTTGAGTCCTGACCTGGCGGCCGAGATCATGCAAAAGTTTACGGATTTGGACTCCGAGGCGGGGTATCTGTTCCCGCGCAAGTCCTTCCATTTGGGGCGCTGGATTTCGCATGGAGGCTGGTATCCCGATTATCAGCTTCGCCTGTTTAATAAAGATAAATCGCAGTGGAATTCCGCAGCCTTACATGAAAAAGTGGAAGTAAAAAGAACCCTCAAGATGAAGAAAGATCTGCTTCACTGGGTGTTCGACGACTTAAGCGATCAGGTGCGCACGAACGATCGTTACTCCACTTTGGGTGCTCAGCAGATGGTTGCTAAGGGGAAGCGCTTTTCCTACTTCAAGTTGATCTTTAAGCCCTGGGGTAAGTTTGTAGAGACGTACTTTTTTAAAGGCGGTTTCCGCGATGGTTTACCCGGGTTTATCATTTCTGTCGGAGCCGCTTACTCTTTGTTTTTAAAATTCGCCAAAGTGTGGGAGATGGAACGTGTTCGCAAAAAGTCTCAAGGTTAA
- a CDS encoding aminotransferase class IV, which translates to MSVSILSPSEIQAKLLEKSYAAQKTYLAMYSTWLGGIVKDPSLMMVPVDDHLVHRGDGVFEALKVVNGQVFLMQEHLERLASSAAQIHLQLPMSIEEMRNIILKTTEVSGVQNAVLRLYISRGPGGFTTNPYDSIASQMYLVVTSYTPLSEEKYLNGVKVGRSQIPPKEPWLAKIKTCNYLPNVLMKKESVDRKIDFTIGVDPQGFMTEGSTENIVLVDKNKNLLRPKLRQILKGTTMMRSFELAQALVAEGILDSVQEKDLTEKDIFEAQEVMMIGTTLDVLPVTEYEGAKIGTGKQGPVAQRLLQLLREDMKQGPKVTPVYRTEKVLA; encoded by the coding sequence ATGTCTGTTTCAATTCTTTCCCCCTCTGAGATTCAAGCAAAACTACTCGAAAAATCCTACGCCGCTCAGAAAACCTATTTAGCGATGTACAGCACCTGGCTTGGCGGCATCGTGAAAGACCCGAGCTTGATGATGGTGCCCGTTGACGATCATCTTGTGCATCGCGGGGACGGAGTGTTTGAAGCCTTGAAGGTCGTCAATGGCCAGGTTTTCTTGATGCAGGAGCACTTGGAAAGACTGGCTTCCTCGGCCGCGCAAATTCATTTGCAATTACCAATGTCCATCGAAGAAATGCGCAATATCATTCTGAAAACCACCGAAGTGTCTGGTGTCCAAAATGCCGTTTTAAGATTGTACATTTCGCGCGGACCGGGCGGCTTTACAACGAACCCTTACGACTCTATTGCCTCGCAAATGTATCTGGTTGTGACTTCTTATACGCCGCTTTCTGAAGAGAAATATTTAAACGGCGTGAAAGTCGGGCGCAGTCAGATTCCTCCGAAAGAACCATGGCTCGCAAAAATTAAAACCTGCAACTACTTGCCAAACGTTTTGATGAAGAAAGAAAGTGTCGACCGCAAAATCGATTTTACAATCGGCGTTGATCCGCAAGGTTTCATGACGGAAGGAAGCACCGAGAACATTGTTCTTGTCGATAAGAACAAAAACCTGCTTCGTCCGAAGCTGCGCCAGATTTTAAAGGGCACGACGATGATGCGCAGTTTTGAACTTGCGCAAGCGCTTGTTGCCGAGGGGATTCTTGACTCTGTTCAGGAAAAAGATCTGACCGAGAAAGATATTTTCGAGGCGCAAGAAGTGATGATGATCGGAACAACATTAGATGTGCTTCCGGTTACGGAATACGAAGGTGCAAAAATCGGGACGGGCAAGCAAGGGCCTGTGGCGCAACGTCTTTTGCAGCTTTTGCGTGAAGATATGAAACAGGGGCCGAAAGTGACCCCTGTGTATCGAACAGAAAAAGTTTTGGCTTAA
- a CDS encoding heavy metal-associated domain-containing protein: MYEFKVEGMTCGSCAISIQKVIKKVDPDVKVQVDIGQQLVQVQSETGKEEIASLIEKAGYEVLNSRDLES, from the coding sequence ATGTACGAATTTAAAGTAGAAGGTATGACGTGTGGAAGTTGCGCAATTTCAATTCAAAAGGTGATCAAGAAGGTTGATCCGGATGTCAAAGTCCAAGTGGACATAGGTCAACAGCTAGTCCAAGTTCAAAGTGAAACCGGAAAAGAAGAAATTGCATCACTCATTGAAAAAGCCGGATACGAAGTTTTAAATAGCCGAGACCTTGAGTCGTGA
- the cueR gene encoding Cu(I)-responsive transcriptional regulator, whose amino-acid sequence MNIGQAAKISGVNAKLIRHYESIGIIPKASRSDAGYRTYSEADVHILSFVKRARSLGFSMKEIKKLVSLWRNKSRASSEVKSLALKHVEEMEKKIFELQEMVKTLKNLSRNCHGDHRPDCPILDSLSIS is encoded by the coding sequence ATGAACATTGGTCAGGCCGCAAAAATTTCAGGCGTAAATGCTAAATTGATTCGTCATTATGAGTCGATCGGAATTATTCCCAAAGCCAGTAGAAGTGATGCTGGTTATAGAACATACTCCGAAGCGGACGTGCATATTTTGTCTTTCGTGAAAAGAGCCCGCTCTCTGGGTTTTTCAATGAAAGAAATTAAGAAACTTGTCAGCCTTTGGCGAAACAAATCTCGAGCAAGCTCCGAGGTAAAGTCTCTCGCGCTGAAACACGTAGAGGAAATGGAAAAAAAGATATTTGAGCTTCAAGAGATGGTAAAAACATTAAAAAATCTATCCAGGAACTGCCACGGCGATCATAGACCCGACTGTCCGATTCTTGATAGCTTATCTATTAGCTAA
- a CDS encoding 2Fe-2S iron-sulfur cluster-binding protein: protein MRFKAKIIQTDSEITVEADETLLAAARRQNVPYPFSCSKGNCGACKSRLVAGEIEQLSHRPTTLDDEEKSLGLFLACRTKAKSDVVISWLEESEDAIPAQKFVGQVTNLEALTHDIRRVVVKIADTTVFKFKPGQYVQFSVNGYEPRSYSLANQPGETHLEFFIRLTPGGKTSSFIHKELRVGDSVQLEGPFGNAHLRTDHTGPILAVAGGSGLAPIHSIVSTALKSGFKQAIYFYFGVRAEKELFFLNEMEHLTDLYPNFKFIPVVDQGSPSFRTGRVGEALLQDWPKFEGLWQAYIAGPPPMVDSIHPHLLERGFKKHNIFSDPFYFQNKGSNS, encoded by the coding sequence ATGCGCTTTAAAGCAAAAATTATTCAGACGGATTCGGAAATCACTGTCGAAGCAGACGAAACTCTATTGGCAGCAGCACGCAGACAAAATGTTCCCTACCCGTTTTCTTGTTCAAAAGGAAACTGTGGTGCTTGCAAATCAAGATTGGTTGCCGGCGAGATTGAACAGCTAAGTCATCGTCCGACAACATTGGATGATGAAGAAAAATCGTTAGGCTTGTTTCTTGCTTGCAGAACAAAGGCGAAATCCGATGTCGTGATTTCATGGTTAGAAGAATCTGAGGACGCCATTCCCGCTCAGAAGTTTGTGGGTCAGGTCACTAATCTCGAGGCTTTGACTCACGACATTCGCAGGGTTGTTGTTAAGATTGCCGACACAACAGTGTTTAAGTTTAAACCTGGTCAGTACGTTCAATTCTCCGTCAACGGCTATGAACCGCGGAGTTATTCGCTGGCAAATCAGCCGGGAGAAACTCATCTTGAGTTCTTCATTCGTCTAACTCCCGGAGGGAAAACCAGTTCATTCATTCACAAGGAACTTAGAGTTGGCGATTCCGTTCAACTCGAGGGTCCATTTGGAAATGCTCATTTAAGAACGGATCACACGGGACCTATTCTGGCGGTTGCCGGCGGTTCGGGTCTTGCTCCGATTCATTCGATTGTCAGTACGGCGCTTAAAAGCGGATTTAAACAGGCAATATATTTCTATTTTGGTGTTCGAGCGGAAAAGGAACTTTTCTTTCTTAACGAAATGGAGCACCTCACGGATTTATATCCTAACTTTAAATTTATACCTGTTGTCGATCAAGGCTCCCCTTCATTTCGCACGGGACGGGTCGGCGAGGCTCTTCTGCAAGACTGGCCAAAATTTGAAGGCCTTTGGCAAGCCTATATCGCCGGTCCACCGCCGATGGTTGATTCTATCCATCCTCACCTCCTCGAGCGTGGATTTAAAAAACACAACATTTTCTCAGATCCATTTTACTTCCAAAATAAAGGTTCCAACTCTTAG
- a CDS encoding carbonic anhydrase → MLRLFTLSLLVISVSGCSSIQTKRTPTQDTKVLLKDSQGTKTEAPAQAQSNGIKEITPVQVDEAEADAHHEAAEMKQAVAAAAQHIEATHGKQHSARQPGSVPADKSLGWLKNGNTRFVKGTFRNDGASAKDRSRLIATQKPHAVILSCSDSRVPPEVVFDQKLGEVFVVRTAGESLDNNVIGSIEYAVQHLGANLIVIMGHESCGAVRASLASLQGSDLGSPAINALAEDIKPRIQKYATSQPSQGLLDESWANVDGVARDLAERSAILRDVLASGEVKIMKAMYHLDSGKVEWR, encoded by the coding sequence ATGTTAAGACTATTCACGTTGAGCTTGCTAGTTATCAGTGTATCCGGGTGCTCTTCTATTCAGACGAAGCGTACACCCACACAAGACACAAAAGTTTTGTTGAAAGACTCGCAAGGCACAAAGACGGAAGCCCCTGCTCAAGCACAAAGTAACGGCATTAAAGAGATCACGCCGGTCCAAGTCGATGAGGCCGAAGCGGACGCTCATCATGAAGCTGCGGAAATGAAGCAAGCGGTCGCAGCTGCGGCTCAACATATTGAAGCCACTCACGGCAAACAACACTCTGCCCGACAGCCCGGCTCCGTGCCTGCTGATAAATCCTTGGGCTGGTTGAAGAATGGAAACACCCGCTTTGTAAAAGGCACTTTCCGTAATGACGGCGCTAGCGCGAAAGATCGCTCACGCCTGATCGCAACTCAAAAACCGCATGCTGTGATTCTTTCCTGCAGTGATTCACGCGTTCCTCCCGAAGTCGTTTTCGATCAAAAGCTAGGTGAAGTTTTCGTTGTGAGAACAGCCGGCGAGTCTTTGGATAACAACGTGATCGGCAGTATTGAGTACGCCGTTCAACATTTGGGCGCAAATCTGATCGTGATTATGGGCCATGAATCCTGTGGCGCCGTTCGCGCAAGCCTTGCGTCGCTTCAGGGATCTGACCTTGGAAGCCCTGCTATTAACGCTTTGGCAGAGGATATTAAACCTCGCATCCAAAAATACGCCACTTCCCAACCTTCCCAAGGACTTTTGGACGAGTCTTGGGCGAACGTGGATGGTGTCGCTCGCGATCTTGCTGAACGCTCCGCAATCCTGCGTGACGTTTTGGCCTCAGGTGAGGTAAAAATAATGAAGGCTATGTACCACCTCGATTCCGGCAAGGTCGAGTGGCGTTAA
- a CDS encoding rod shape-determining protein produces the protein MLSWFFKDEAGTAADLYVDLGTANTLIAARGKGIILNEPSLIAYQQTSPGKKRVIAVGNDAKEKLANNPGSIFAQKPIRDGVIADFETTEVMLKHFLSGPGVKSVFSRPRVVVSLPYGVTEVEKKAVIQSCKTAGAKDVFLIDEPMAAAIGSGLNIKSAEGNMIIDIGGGTTEVAVIALADIVYCEAARVGGHKIDDAIMDYFRRYKKLIISETTAEYLKVSIGTAVPKKDIRTATISGRDAETGMTKTMEVSSEDVGLAMNNCIQEVINAIHRALEHTPPELVSDIIERGVVLAGGGALIRDFDLRIQNEVRLPVRIAESPLTAIAKGGEAVLSDPELLDKIQLEV, from the coding sequence ATGTTGTCATGGTTCTTTAAGGACGAAGCCGGCACTGCTGCAGATCTTTATGTGGATCTCGGCACGGCGAACACATTGATCGCAGCGCGCGGAAAAGGGATTATTCTCAATGAGCCCTCTTTGATCGCTTACCAACAAACAAGCCCCGGTAAAAAACGCGTGATCGCTGTTGGAAACGACGCCAAAGAAAAATTGGCGAACAATCCCGGCAGTATCTTCGCACAAAAACCTATCCGTGACGGAGTGATTGCGGACTTCGAAACAACTGAAGTCATGTTGAAACATTTCTTGAGCGGCCCCGGAGTTAAATCCGTTTTCTCTCGTCCACGAGTGGTGGTTTCTCTTCCCTACGGCGTGACGGAAGTTGAAAAGAAAGCGGTCATTCAATCTTGCAAAACAGCGGGCGCAAAAGACGTATTTCTGATTGACGAGCCTATGGCGGCGGCGATCGGTTCCGGTCTTAATATTAAATCCGCTGAAGGCAATATGATCATCGACATCGGTGGCGGCACCACAGAGGTGGCCGTGATTGCTTTGGCGGATATCGTGTATTGCGAAGCTGCGCGCGTAGGCGGTCACAAGATTGACGATGCGATCATGGACTATTTCCGTCGCTACAAAAAACTGATCATCTCTGAAACGACGGCGGAGTACCTGAAAGTTTCTATCGGCACCGCAGTTCCTAAAAAAGACATTCGCACGGCGACTATTTCAGGCCGTGACGCTGAAACAGGGATGACAAAGACGATGGAAGTCAGCTCTGAAGACGTAGGACTTGCGATGAATAACTGCATTCAAGAAGTTATCAACGCCATTCACCGCGCCTTGGAACATACTCCGCCAGAGCTTGTTTCTGACATTATCGAAAGAGGTGTCGTGCTTGCCGGTGGTGGCGCTTTGATTCGCGACTTTGATTTGCGTATTCAGAATGAAGTTCGTTTGCCAGTGAGAATTGCGGAAAGCCCGCTCACGGCGATCGCGAAAGGCGGCGAGGCCGTTTTGAGCGACCCCGAGCTTCTTGATAAGATTCAATTGGAAGTTTAA
- a CDS encoding NADAR family protein — protein sequence MMNFSVRCRYLNLIFFLALAVSCTHRKVSHYDSFPRTASTPYTEDVLDFYSTKQAYGEFSNFALFPVFVDGQWWPTSEHYYQAHKYEDAKLIAWVQEAPTPMEAANRGRDKSIPKRADWEQRKDEFMEKAVWDKFTRYPELTTLLLSTGDARLYEHTKNDCYWGDCGDRTGKNKLGLLLEKIRGSLKKKP from the coding sequence ATGATGAATTTTTCTGTGAGATGTCGTTATCTTAACCTGATTTTCTTTCTTGCGCTTGCTGTCTCTTGCACACACAGAAAGGTTTCTCACTACGACAGTTTCCCGCGAACGGCATCGACTCCTTACACAGAAGATGTTTTAGACTTTTATTCGACGAAGCAAGCTTATGGCGAGTTTTCCAACTTTGCTCTTTTCCCGGTTTTTGTTGATGGCCAATGGTGGCCCACGAGTGAACACTATTACCAGGCACATAAGTACGAAGACGCGAAGCTGATCGCCTGGGTGCAAGAGGCGCCGACGCCTATGGAAGCCGCCAATCGTGGACGCGACAAAAGCATTCCCAAAAGAGCCGATTGGGAACAGCGTAAAGATGAATTTATGGAGAAGGCCGTCTGGGATAAATTCACTCGCTATCCGGAGCTCACGACGCTTTTACTTTCAACCGGCGACGCCCGCCTTTATGAACACACGAAGAATGACTGTTATTGGGGCGACTGCGGCGACCGCACAGGCAAAAACAAGCTGGGACTTCTTTTAGAGAAGATTCGGGGCTCTCTTAAGAAAAAGCCGTAA